The DNA region AAATCCGTGACCGGTAAGTAAAGCAGATAGCTCCTCATAGCGCTTGCCGGTTTCGCACATGCCGTGGGCGATCTGGACGACAGCCCGTATCCGGGTTTCTGCGTCCGGAAGCCATTTATAAACATGGATCGGCATGGCTTCAGCATTCAACATGGTAAACGTTTCGCTTTGCATCTAGGACTTGCACCTCCATACAGACAATATTTACCCTGCATTGCCTCGTATGTCTCTGATGAGTGGAGCCGTGCTGCTTAAGCTTAAGGAAGATAGGAACGAAGAACCGTGGATTCCCCGTCCAGGGTGTAAGTTCCCAGGTTAGCAGGGAGCAGGAAGCATTGGCCGGACGTATAGTCGATCGAGCCTCCGTCCCAACGCAGTGTTCCCTTTCCGTCACAGACGACGATAATGGTAAAGCTATCCTCGGATGTAGAGAGCTCCCATGCCCCGTTAACGATGCCTTTCTCCACAATGAAGTACGGCGATTGCGCGAGCTGAAGCCATTCTCCAGGAACAGCCCCTTCCGTGCTCATCTTCGTGGCCCCCGAGCCTTCATAGGCCGTGACATTGAGGGAATCCTCAATGTGAAGCTCGCGCGGCTTGCCGTCAAGCCCAGGACGGTTGTAGTCGTAAATCCGGTAGGTGGTATCCGAATTTTGCTGGATCTCCGCGACGACAACCCCTGCGCACAGGGCATGAACGGTGCCTGCCGGTATGTAGAATGTATCGCCTGCTTTCACGGGCATCTCCTGAAGCTGCTCCATGACGGTGCCGTTTTCCATCGCTTCCTTCAGAACGTCGCGGGTAACGCCTTCCTTCAGACCGTAAATGATTTTGGCGTCCGGCTTCGCATCAAGCACATACCACATTTCCGTCTTGCCGAGCTCTCCCTTCGGAAGGCCTTCATAATCATCGGTCGGATGCACCTGTACGGACAGATTGTCGTTGCAGTCAAGCAGCTTGATCAAGAGTGGAAAGCGTCCGTTCACTTCGGAAAAGCCTTTCGTGCCGAACCATTCGCGTCCGAGCTCTTCGCGGATCTGGTCAAGGCCGCGGCCTGCCAGCTCACCGTTTACGATCGTAGTCGTGCCGTTCGGATGATCCGCGATCATCCAGCCTTCGCCGATATGCCCTTCGGGAAGCTCCAGGCCGAACTGCTCCAGCGCGCGGCCGCCCCATACACGCTCTTTAAATTCGGGTTGAAACAACAGTGGATAAGGTTTCGTCATTGTAAATCAACTGCCTTTCATCATGATGGTAGTAGTGGTTGATAAAATGGTTGTGCCTCATTGAACTCTTATCATAACGGCTTTTTTCGCTCCAGCGCAATAAGATATGGCGCATCGGGCCGCTGCAGTCCCCGGTACACAATCGTCTGCGCCGTGCTCCAAGGCAGACTTGCGGCCCAGGCCTCAACGGCGGCGGCCTCCGTGTCGCCGCCCCGGTGGCCGGTATACAGCACGGTGGTGATGATGCCGCCGGGCCGCAGCAGCTGCAAGGAAGACTCAAGAGCCGCAATCGTGCTTTCAGGCTCGGTCATAATCTGCTTATCAGCCGTGTCTGCCGGGAGGTAGCCCAGGTTAAACATGACCGCTCCGATCCGGCCGTGAAGCAGCTCGGGCACGCAGTCATTCATGCGGGCATGGCTTTCAAGGTGTAATGAGACCTCGCCAAGGGACGCCGGCGGCTCCTTGGCAAGCCGGCGGCGCGTCAGCTCCAGAGCTTCTTCTTGAATATCGAAGGCGAATACTTTGCCTTTCGGGCCGACGCAGCGTGCCAGGAACAGGGTGTCCGCCCCCGTACCCGCTGTCGCGTCAAGCGCAGCCTCCCCGGCCCGAAGCCGTTCGGACACGAGCTTATGCGCAAAGCTTAGAACGGAAAGGAAACCCATTACGAATCCCTCCACAGCTTGCCCTGCCAAGTATCCCGGCGTCTCAGCTCGGCATCGATGCCGTTGAGAACCGGCCATTTGTCGAGGCTCCACTTCGGTCCGATGAGCAGCTCCCGCGGCGCATCCCCGGTCAGGCGGTGGATGATCATCTCCGGCGGCAGGAATTCCAGGGTATCGACGATCAAATTCACGTACTCATCTCGTTCCAGAAATCGGAGCAATCCCGCTTCATACTGCTTCACCATCGGGGTTTTGCGCATCAGGTGCAGCAGGTGGATCTTGACGCCCTGGACATCCATCCTCGAGACCGCCTTGCCGGTAGCAAGCATCATTTCATGGTCCTCTTGCGGAAGGCCATAGATAATATGGGTGCACACACGGATGTTATGGCTGCGGAGCTTCTCAACAGCCCTGAGGTAGCATTCGGTGTCATGGGCGCGGTTGATGAGCTCGGAAGTTGAGTCGTGAATGGTCTGCAGCCCCATCTCCACCCATAGGTACGTTCGCTCGTTCAGCTCGGCCAAATATTCGATCACGTCATCAGGCAGGCAGTCCGGCCGCGTTGCAATCGACAATCCGACGACACCGGGCTGTTTAAGTATCACTTCATAGTATTCGCGAAGCACTTCTACCGGCGCATAGGTGTTGGTATAGGCCTGAAAGTACCCGATGTATTTCGCGTTCGGCCATTTCAAATGCTGTCTGTCCCGGATTGTGTTGAACTGGGTGACCAGGTCATCGCGCCGGCTCCCGGCAAAATCGCCGGATCCGCGGGCGCTGCAGAAGGTGCAGCCGCCCTTGGCAATCGTTCCGTCGCGGTTGGGACAGGTAAA from Paenibacillus ihbetae includes:
- a CDS encoding class I SAM-dependent methyltransferase, which produces MGFLSVLSFAHKLVSERLRAGEAALDATAGTGADTLFLARCVGPKGKVFAFDIQEEALELTRRRLAKEPPASLGEVSLHLESHARMNDCVPELLHGRIGAVMFNLGYLPADTADKQIMTEPESTIAALESSLQLLRPGGIITTVLYTGHRGGDTEAAAVEAWAASLPWSTAQTIVYRGLQRPDAPYLIALERKKPL
- a CDS encoding TIGR01212 family radical SAM protein (This family includes YhcC from E. coli K-12, an uncharacterized radical SAM protein.); the protein is MSTTVMQTPRLWGDKRFHTWNYEMRSQFQDKVFKVMLDAGFTCPNRDGTIAKGGCTFCSARGSGDFAGSRRDDLVTQFNTIRDRQHLKWPNAKYIGYFQAYTNTYAPVEVLREYYEVILKQPGVVGLSIATRPDCLPDDVIEYLAELNERTYLWVEMGLQTIHDSTSELINRAHDTECYLRAVEKLRSHNIRVCTHIIYGLPQEDHEMMLATGKAVSRMDVQGVKIHLLHLMRKTPMVKQYEAGLLRFLERDEYVNLIVDTLEFLPPEMIIHRLTGDAPRELLIGPKWSLDKWPVLNGIDAELRRRDTWQGKLWRDS
- a CDS encoding type I phosphomannose isomerase catalytic subunit — protein: MTKPYPLLFQPEFKERVWGGRALEQFGLELPEGHIGEGWMIADHPNGTTTIVNGELAGRGLDQIREELGREWFGTKGFSEVNGRFPLLIKLLDCNDNLSVQVHPTDDYEGLPKGELGKTEMWYVLDAKPDAKIIYGLKEGVTRDVLKEAMENGTVMEQLQEMPVKAGDTFYIPAGTVHALCAGVVVAEIQQNSDTTYRIYDYNRPGLDGKPRELHIEDSLNVTAYEGSGATKMSTEGAVPGEWLQLAQSPYFIVEKGIVNGAWELSTSEDSFTIIVVCDGKGTLRWDGGSIDYTSGQCFLLPANLGTYTLDGESTVLRSYLP